One Owenweeksia hongkongensis DSM 17368 genomic region harbors:
- a CDS encoding potassium/proton antiporter: MNITIENIVLIGSLLLLISILVGKTSFKFGIPTLLLFLTIGMLAGSEGLGGIYFDNPQIAQFIGIVSLNFILFSGGLDTSWSTVKPVLRVGLALSTFGVLLTALGLGYFVFLVTDFTIYESLLLGAIVSSTDAAAVFSILRGKNLALKKNLRPTLELESGSNDPMAYVLTIAFLGMVVEPEKSLWSLLPLFFMQMAIGAGAGFLFGKISKWVINNIRLDFEGLYPVLVIALMFITYSTTDAIGGNGFLAIYLCSVYLGNQNLIHKKTILGMFDGLAWLMQIVLFLTLGLLVFPSQIIPYIGIGLLISIFLIFVARPLAVFVSLLPFKMKLQRRFYISWVGLRGAVPIVFATYPLLAGIDKANIIFNIVFFISVSSVLLQGTTLGKVASWLGVGLPEEKKLSHPTDVLKANHPKAAMKEMLISEACPSVGKKIVDLKFPKNSIIALIERDGKYIMPNDTSVIHADDKLVILADSGENLEEVSMALQKS; this comes from the coding sequence GTGAACATCACCATAGAAAATATAGTCCTGATTGGTTCCTTGCTGCTTTTGATAAGCATCTTGGTTGGAAAAACCAGCTTTAAGTTCGGTATCCCTACCCTACTTTTGTTTTTGACTATAGGGATGTTGGCCGGTTCAGAAGGTTTGGGAGGGATTTATTTTGACAATCCACAGATTGCCCAGTTTATAGGAATTGTATCATTAAACTTCATCCTTTTTTCGGGAGGTTTAGACACCAGTTGGTCTACCGTAAAGCCGGTTCTACGAGTAGGATTAGCTCTATCCACCTTTGGTGTTTTACTTACAGCTCTTGGTCTCGGGTACTTTGTTTTTTTAGTCACCGACTTCACCATTTATGAAAGTCTCCTTCTGGGAGCCATAGTATCCTCCACAGATGCGGCAGCAGTCTTTTCAATTTTAAGGGGTAAAAATCTTGCTCTAAAGAAAAACCTTAGACCTACCCTTGAGCTTGAAAGTGGTAGTAATGACCCAATGGCCTATGTGTTGACCATTGCCTTTTTGGGGATGGTAGTGGAGCCCGAAAAAAGTTTATGGTCGCTCCTTCCTCTGTTTTTTATGCAAATGGCCATCGGTGCTGGTGCTGGTTTCCTTTTCGGTAAAATAAGCAAATGGGTCATCAACAATATCCGCTTAGATTTTGAAGGGCTGTACCCCGTGTTGGTCATTGCTCTTATGTTTATCACCTACTCTACCACTGATGCCATCGGGGGAAATGGTTTTTTAGCTATTTATCTGTGCTCGGTTTATTTGGGTAATCAAAACCTCATTCATAAAAAAACAATACTTGGTATGTTTGACGGGCTTGCTTGGCTCATGCAAATTGTACTTTTCCTTACCCTCGGGCTATTGGTTTTCCCAAGTCAAATCATACCCTATATAGGCATCGGTCTTTTGATTTCGATTTTCCTAATTTTTGTGGCTCGCCCCCTGGCCGTTTTCGTTTCTCTGCTTCCTTTTAAAATGAAACTTCAGAGACGTTTTTATATCTCCTGGGTTGGACTGCGAGGTGCCGTACCTATTGTATTTGCCACATACCCGCTTTTGGCAGGAATTGACAAAGCCAATATTATATTCAACATTGTTTTCTTTATCTCGGTGAGCTCGGTGCTATTGCAAGGCACCACGCTAGGCAAAGTAGCTAGCTGGCTTGGTGTAGGGCTTCCGGAGGAAAAAAAACTTAGCCACCCCACCGATGTATTAAAAGCCAATCACCCTAAGGCTGCTATGAAAGAAATGCTAATTTCAGAGGCATGCCCTTCTGTGGGTAAAAAAATTGTGGATTTAAAGTTTCCAAAAAACTCCATTATTGCGCTCATTGAGAGAGATGGCAAATACATTATGCCCAACGACACTAGCGTAATTCATGCTGATGACAAATTGGTGATACTGGCCGATTCTGGCGAAAACTTGGAAGAAGTAAGTATGGCTCTTCAAAAATCATAA
- a CDS encoding DUF302 domain-containing protein, translating into MIRVIFTTIVFMIVSLSANAQLEVKQSPHSPEETMAMLKEIITEKGLTIFSEVDHAEQAQQVGMELHSVGILSFGDPKVGTILMQADPHVAIELPLKIMVFERNGRTMMGYTDPETYSEKYNLEGQEEILKKMHNLLEEMVETVVNN; encoded by the coding sequence ATGATAAGAGTAATTTTTACGACCATAGTTTTTATGATAGTGAGCCTTTCGGCAAATGCACAATTAGAAGTAAAGCAAAGTCCGCATTCTCCAGAAGAAACCATGGCCATGTTGAAGGAAATAATAACCGAAAAGGGCTTGACTATTTTTAGCGAGGTGGATCACGCGGAACAAGCACAGCAAGTGGGTATGGAACTACATTCCGTAGGTATACTTTCATTTGGCGATCCAAAAGTGGGCACCATACTTATGCAAGCCGATCCGCATGTGGCGATAGAGCTTCCTTTAAAAATAATGGTTTTTGAAAGGAATGGCAGAACCATGATGGGCTATACAGATCCTGAGACTTATAGTGAAAAATACAATTTAGAAGGTCAGGAAGAAATTTTAAAGAAGATGCACAATCTGCTCGAGGAAATGGTGGAGACTGTTGTGAATAATTAG
- a CDS encoding sigma-54-dependent transcriptional regulator, producing MSIEHILIVDDSHDMLEVLRRQLGDLGHTTFQASNVMDAVDILKGSKPDLLITDLQMPGVNGMQLVKYASENFPQLPVLVITGYPSVENAIDAVKSGAIDYLVKPFTKAELESAVNKSLLNTRGAKQAEVLTSGADKNKAALSYHGIIGQSEALEKTKDVIERIKDNKVTTLINGESGTGKELVARAIHYSGRFAKSPFVAVNCGGIPENLLESELFGYTKGAFTGADSTRAGFFQAADGGTIFLDEIGNASLQVQQRLLRVLQEKEVMMIGSTKAQKIDVRVVAATNSDLLEMSKTGTFREDLYYRLNVVNLEIPPLRKRKDDIPILASYFVGKFIREFNKPKLHITAKAMEVLLRYHWPGNIRELENTIQRCIIMADDEIGIDQLPDHLKMAAPSSDIEDNQWATLAEVEKKHIEKVLLSVGGNKTKAAEILGIDRKTLRGKL from the coding sequence ATGAGCATAGAGCACATACTTATAGTAGATGATTCACATGATATGCTTGAGGTGCTGAGGCGCCAGCTGGGCGACTTGGGGCACACCACATTTCAGGCCAGCAATGTGATGGATGCTGTAGATATCCTCAAGGGAAGTAAGCCGGACTTATTAATCACCGACCTTCAAATGCCAGGGGTTAATGGAATGCAGTTGGTAAAATATGCCTCCGAAAATTTTCCGCAATTGCCAGTGCTGGTTATTACTGGCTATCCTTCGGTAGAAAATGCCATTGACGCTGTAAAGTCTGGTGCGATTGATTATTTGGTAAAACCATTTACTAAGGCTGAACTGGAGTCTGCCGTAAACAAATCTTTGCTGAACACCCGTGGAGCAAAACAAGCCGAGGTGCTTACTTCGGGAGCGGATAAAAATAAGGCCGCCCTCTCTTACCACGGAATCATTGGTCAATCAGAAGCTCTAGAGAAAACAAAAGATGTGATTGAGCGCATCAAAGACAATAAAGTAACCACACTCATAAACGGTGAAAGCGGAACTGGAAAAGAGCTAGTGGCTCGTGCTATTCATTACAGCGGGCGTTTTGCCAAGTCTCCATTTGTAGCGGTAAACTGTGGTGGCATTCCCGAAAACCTATTAGAAAGCGAACTTTTTGGTTATACCAAAGGTGCATTTACAGGAGCTGATTCTACCAGAGCAGGTTTCTTTCAGGCCGCTGATGGTGGCACTATATTTTTAGATGAAATTGGAAACGCATCTCTCCAGGTACAGCAAAGACTTTTACGGGTCCTTCAGGAAAAAGAAGTGATGATGATTGGTTCTACCAAAGCTCAAAAAATTGACGTTCGTGTGGTAGCCGCCACCAACAGTGATTTGCTGGAAATGTCTAAAACGGGAACCTTTCGCGAAGACTTGTACTACCGTCTCAATGTGGTGAATTTGGAAATTCCACCTTTACGAAAGCGTAAAGATGATATCCCCATTTTGGCAAGTTACTTTGTGGGGAAGTTTATTAGAGAATTTAATAAACCAAAGCTCCACATTACAGCAAAGGCTATGGAAGTGTTACTTCGCTATCACTGGCCCGGAAACATCCGTGAACTAGAAAATACTATACAGCGATGCATTATAATGGCCGATGATGAAATAGGAATTGACCAACTGCCTGACCATCTAAAAATGGCAGCTCCTTCTTCTGATATTGAAGATAATCAATGGGCTACTTTGGCGGAAGTAGAGAAAAAGCATATTGAAAAAGTGCTCCTTTCGGTTGGTGGTAATAAAACCAAAGCTGCCGAAATATTGGGGATTGATAGGAAAACTTTGAGAGGGAAGCTGTGA
- a CDS encoding sensor histidine kinase, producing MGNQELVETLNERIKELTCLYDISTLASEHSDSIEDLLQAITERVAQAWLHSDAAVAEINLPNRQYFSTELPQQTVSISTPILIDHVQVGKVSVHYPASKYSSESFLHEETQLLKKVAHEIANIVDRHQHIEHEEKLKRSVERNDRLSILGEITAGIAHELNTPLGNILGFSQLIAEETKEQQVAHDAQKITDSAIYAREVVKKLMFFSCEMPQQMESIAINPLVEDALKLLKPSLQNAQINIELEKDPKNTFGRLDPIQITQVIFNLLINAIYASPPESTIRVKLLTANKNLSIIIADEGSGIPENVRDKIFEPFFTTKPIGEGSGLGLSVVHGIVRSHKGNIHFSTEIGKGTTFNVTLPLHP from the coding sequence ATGGGAAATCAGGAGCTTGTAGAAACACTAAATGAAAGGATAAAGGAGCTTACATGTCTTTATGATATCTCCACTCTTGCCTCTGAACATTCAGACTCCATTGAAGATTTGCTTCAAGCAATTACCGAAAGGGTAGCTCAAGCATGGTTGCACAGTGATGCGGCTGTTGCCGAAATAAACCTTCCTAACCGTCAATACTTCTCTACTGAATTACCTCAACAAACGGTCTCTATTTCTACCCCTATTTTGATAGATCATGTACAGGTGGGAAAAGTTTCTGTTCATTACCCCGCCTCAAAATATTCGAGCGAGTCTTTTCTTCATGAGGAAACTCAGCTTTTAAAAAAAGTAGCTCACGAAATAGCAAATATTGTAGATCGTCATCAGCATATTGAGCATGAGGAAAAGCTAAAACGTTCGGTAGAAAGAAATGATCGCCTCTCCATACTTGGTGAAATCACCGCTGGCATTGCGCATGAATTGAACACTCCATTGGGCAATATTCTGGGGTTTTCACAGCTTATAGCTGAAGAAACAAAGGAACAGCAAGTGGCCCATGATGCTCAAAAAATAACCGACTCTGCCATCTATGCCCGAGAGGTTGTAAAGAAGCTTATGTTTTTTAGCTGCGAAATGCCACAGCAGATGGAATCCATTGCCATCAACCCCTTGGTAGAAGATGCTTTAAAGCTTTTAAAACCTTCTTTACAAAATGCACAGATAAACATTGAATTGGAAAAAGATCCTAAAAACACTTTCGGCCGCCTCGATCCTATTCAGATTACACAGGTGATTTTTAACCTTCTTATAAATGCTATTTACGCTTCTCCGCCCGAAAGCACTATTCGCGTAAAGCTACTCACTGCCAACAAAAACCTCAGCATCATTATTGCTGATGAAGGCAGCGGAATTCCTGAGAATGTAAGGGATAAAATATTTGAACCTTTTTTTACAACAAAGCCTATTGGCGAAGGCTCTGGACTTGGCTTAAGTGTGGTGCATGGCATTGTGCGGAGTCACAAAGGCAACATCCATTTTAGTACAGAAATAGGAAAGGGCACTACTTTTAATGTAACATTACCACTACACCCATGA
- a CDS encoding 6-pyruvoyl trahydropterin synthase family protein: protein MEHFALSNYLTVTKIFRFEMAHVLTSHDGLCKNIHGHSYKLYVTLTGETKNSPGASDDGMLMDFSELKKLVNEQIMNTFDHALVINQNAPYAQVLNDLPFERIKLVPFQPTCENLILHFAKLLVPKLPADIRLNRLRLFETETSYAEWYA from the coding sequence ATGGAGCACTTTGCCCTGTCCAATTACCTAACCGTTACCAAAATATTTCGTTTTGAGATGGCTCACGTACTAACCAGCCATGATGGATTATGTAAAAATATTCATGGTCACTCCTACAAGCTTTATGTTACCCTTACCGGTGAAACCAAAAACAGTCCTGGCGCTAGTGATGATGGCATGTTGATGGATTTTAGTGAACTTAAAAAACTCGTGAACGAACAAATCATGAACACTTTTGACCATGCCCTGGTGATCAACCAAAATGCACCCTATGCCCAGGTATTGAATGATTTACCTTTTGAAAGAATAAAACTCGTTCCTTTTCAACCTACCTGCGAAAACCTCATTCTTCATTTTGCCAAACTATTAGTACCAAAGCTACCAGCAGATATTCGCCTGAATAGACTTAGGCTTTTTGAAACCGAAACTTCTTATGCAGAGTGGTATGCTTAA
- a CDS encoding cytochrome-c peroxidase, whose amino-acid sequence MRKINKSKRIQNPAFGISVLIILALLTLIISCKNDKPEPEGLTPYSISIPKGFPKMEIPDNNQPYEERVALGRRLYYDPILSNNGLSCSSCHWQKKGFTIPTTQGMPVLPHVNMAWKDIYMWDGREQGNLEDVMLFEVEEFFGTDISKLNKHPEYPELFAEAYNSNTITSHDVAKALAQFFRILISADSKYDRVMAGTESFSDKELKGYRIFSSEKSSCYHCHMPPLFTDSQLHNNGVDSTFENPENWGYFSTSRDSGQLSHMRTPTLRNLSLRNRFMHDGRYASIEEVVDFYNKGVNHSPSLDPVMVKSNGELRLGLTPEETEQLVAFLKTLTDSTFITNKSLSNPN is encoded by the coding sequence ATGAGAAAAATCAATAAATCGAAAAGAATACAAAACCCAGCCTTTGGCATAAGTGTGCTAATTATACTGGCGCTACTCACTTTAATTATAAGCTGCAAAAATGATAAGCCAGAACCCGAAGGCCTCACACCTTACTCTATAAGCATTCCCAAGGGTTTCCCCAAAATGGAAATACCAGATAATAATCAACCTTACGAAGAGCGGGTAGCTCTTGGCAGAAGGTTGTATTATGACCCAATACTCAGTAATAATGGGCTCTCTTGCTCATCATGCCATTGGCAAAAAAAAGGGTTTACCATACCTACCACTCAAGGAATGCCCGTATTACCACATGTAAACATGGCTTGGAAAGACATTTATATGTGGGATGGCCGCGAGCAAGGAAACCTAGAGGACGTGATGCTTTTTGAAGTAGAAGAATTCTTTGGCACCGATATTTCGAAACTCAATAAACACCCTGAATATCCCGAGCTCTTTGCCGAAGCTTATAACTCCAATACTATCACCTCACATGATGTAGCCAAAGCTTTGGCCCAATTTTTCAGGATCCTGATTTCAGCAGATAGCAAATATGACCGCGTGATGGCCGGCACCGAAAGTTTTTCGGATAAAGAACTCAAAGGTTATCGCATATTCAGCAGTGAAAAAAGCAGCTGCTATCACTGCCATATGCCACCACTGTTTACCGATAGCCAATTGCATAATAATGGTGTAGACAGCACTTTTGAAAACCCTGAAAATTGGGGCTACTTTTCTACCAGCCGCGACTCTGGCCAATTGAGCCACATGCGCACCCCCACTTTGCGTAACCTCAGTCTAAGAAACCGCTTTATGCACGATGGCCGCTATGCCTCCATTGAAGAGGTGGTGGACTTTTACAATAAAGGGGTAAACCACAGCCCTTCATTAGACCCCGTAATGGTAAAAAGTAACGGAGAGCTCAGGCTTGGGCTTACCCCAGAAGAAACAGAACAGTTGGTGGCTTTCCTAAAAACACTTACCGACTCAACATTTATTACTAATAAATCCCTATCAAACCCAAATTAG
- a CDS encoding MbnP family protein: protein MKTLYIPVLLSLMLSSCSKDSNQETKQLGAIHFEFRHQAGGDSLNFDNTFYTNAAGNEYRVSYLKYFISGVCLYQNGALIHKSKARPTSINGKYLKYNNKLEQNIPVGKYDSISFSMGIVPEYNWHDAFELNYNDLGMYWPIDLGGGYHFMKFEGHWKDGDDFGTFAFHLGNNDNLLTVGFPYTQQIKDNITNHITIVMDVNEWFDNPYLYDLTKEDGYTMGNGSQMQILVNNGRNVFSILH, encoded by the coding sequence ATGAAAACCTTATATATCCCTGTCTTATTATCACTAATGCTTAGCAGTTGTAGCAAAGACTCTAATCAAGAAACCAAACAACTCGGGGCGATACATTTTGAATTCAGGCATCAAGCTGGTGGAGACTCACTTAATTTTGATAACACGTTTTATACTAACGCAGCCGGCAATGAGTATAGGGTAAGCTACCTTAAGTATTTTATAAGCGGTGTTTGCCTATATCAAAATGGAGCCTTGATTCACAAATCCAAAGCCAGACCCACTTCTATAAATGGTAAGTACCTGAAGTACAACAACAAACTGGAACAAAATATACCTGTTGGGAAATATGATTCGATCAGTTTTTCGATGGGAATAGTGCCTGAATACAACTGGCACGATGCCTTTGAGCTAAACTACAATGACCTAGGCATGTACTGGCCCATCGATCTTGGTGGCGGGTATCATTTTATGAAATTTGAAGGACACTGGAAAGACGGGGACGACTTTGGAACCTTTGCATTTCACCTTGGAAACAATGACAACCTATTGACCGTAGGTTTTCCTTACACACAACAAATTAAAGACAATATCACCAACCACATAACTATAGTAATGGATGTAAACGAATGGTTTGACAACCCTTACCTATATGATCTTACCAAAGAAGATGGCTACACCATGGGCAATGGATCCCAGATGCAAATTCTGGTAAATAATGGTCGCAACGTGTTTAGTATTCTTCATTAA
- the nadA gene encoding quinolinate synthase NadA, translating to MTTEELKQEISRLRKEQNVVILAHYYQVPEIQDVADFVGDSLALAQEAAKTDAEIIVFAGVHFMAETAKILNPNKKVLLPDLEAGCSLAESCPPESFAVYSAKYPDHIVVSYINCTAEVKTMTDIVCTSSNAVKIINSIPAERPIIFAPDVNLGKYLIKTTGRNMKLWDGACIVHEAFDLEKIVKLKTDHPEAKIIAHPESEAHILKVANFVGSTAALLKFAQEDDAQTYIVATEHGILHKMAQNLPQKKLIPAPSVEDNTCACSECAFMKVNTLQKLHDCLKYGYPEITLDKEIIRKARLPIERMFEVTNQSSPCEAKATI from the coding sequence ATGACTACAGAAGAATTAAAGCAGGAAATCTCGCGTTTGCGCAAAGAGCAAAACGTAGTGATTTTGGCTCATTACTATCAAGTGCCGGAAATACAAGATGTAGCAGATTTTGTTGGTGATAGTTTGGCTTTGGCGCAGGAAGCCGCAAAAACCGATGCTGAAATAATTGTATTTGCAGGGGTTCACTTTATGGCAGAAACGGCAAAAATTTTAAACCCAAATAAGAAGGTGTTATTGCCGGATTTGGAAGCAGGTTGCTCGCTGGCTGAGTCTTGCCCACCCGAAAGTTTTGCGGTGTATAGCGCAAAGTATCCGGACCATATTGTGGTGAGCTACATCAATTGTACGGCTGAGGTAAAAACCATGACGGACATTGTGTGCACCAGTTCAAATGCGGTAAAGATTATAAACTCTATTCCGGCTGAAAGGCCCATCATTTTTGCACCTGATGTGAACCTTGGAAAATACCTTATAAAAACAACCGGACGGAATATGAAACTGTGGGACGGGGCCTGCATAGTGCATGAGGCTTTTGATTTGGAAAAAATAGTGAAGCTTAAAACCGATCACCCTGAAGCCAAAATAATTGCCCATCCAGAATCAGAAGCTCATATTTTGAAAGTGGCCAATTTTGTTGGGTCTACAGCAGCACTGTTAAAATTTGCCCAAGAGGATGATGCCCAAACCTATATTGTAGCAACGGAGCATGGCATTTTACATAAAATGGCTCAAAACCTTCCACAAAAAAAACTGATACCCGCACCAAGTGTAGAAGACAACACCTGTGCTTGTAGTGAATGCGCCTTTATGAAAGTGAATACTTTACAAAAGTTGCATGATTGCCTAAAGTATGGTTATCCAGAAATTACTTTAGATAAAGAGATTATCCGAAAAGCTCGACTCCCCATTGAGCGCATGTTTGAAGTAACAAACCAATCTAGCCCTTGCGAAGCGAAAGCCACGATATAA